A DNA window from Nitratidesulfovibrio sp. contains the following coding sequences:
- a CDS encoding CobW family GTP-binding protein translates to MDLRTITPVPVDQGHGCWTPGMVRALLLRTQFHRPEARALGWRGIRPTIAHGEGWTCKLHGSTGVFGMLFEGERMHGTVLAGTFSLHYFPHPDEPCAERFPLAAGVATLLADYWDNVRDFPSGHAMRTLFRVGTLRVVAGSHGESLRLELSGLSRTRVFAADGIRQSEGMPQDGMGQSEGMPQDVTVQSEGMPRSGASSADFSDPFVVRPGDAESDIPSFGMALRLFRCLAASASFVLGEAPTACRYAVRPGWQGWFTRAQPYRNVPAHDVRRISLALAYGTPPPSERCAPWRPADTGPLHAQPWMTAHSPGWMGSAETTKTACGDGPRPPLLVLTGFLGSGKTTLLRHFIEYNLQRDRFVAVIQNEIGAVGLDGKLLEDGCRVVEADEGCVCCSLSGRLRHGLVQLLERFTPDVVVLETSGLANPLNLLDELHEVSDMVSRGPVITVVDTVSFASALRESRVARDQVTAADILVLNKTDIAEPEHITAARAMAARINPGAMLHEATGGAIPFGLLADTDTTRRRPGQRGLPRFGDTAFHGGAATHADDGYTAETLRVHAPMALPQLEALLESESRRYFRIKGVVDVAGYDTPLLVQSVDGRTSMTPLPGHADAERFLTFIGKGARGDKSRDMEADGGDTSGDTSDTSGSTGGSAGAARPA, encoded by the coding sequence ATGGACCTGCGCACGATCACCCCCGTTCCCGTGGACCAGGGCCATGGCTGCTGGACGCCGGGCATGGTGCGCGCCCTGCTGCTGCGTACCCAGTTTCACCGGCCCGAGGCCCGCGCCCTGGGGTGGCGGGGCATTCGCCCCACCATCGCCCACGGCGAAGGCTGGACCTGCAAGCTGCATGGCAGCACTGGTGTGTTCGGCATGCTGTTCGAGGGTGAACGCATGCACGGTACCGTGCTGGCGGGCACCTTTTCGCTGCACTACTTCCCCCACCCCGACGAACCGTGCGCCGAACGCTTTCCCCTGGCCGCCGGGGTGGCCACCCTGCTGGCGGACTACTGGGACAACGTCCGCGACTTTCCGTCCGGGCACGCCATGCGCACCTTGTTCCGGGTGGGCACGCTGCGGGTGGTGGCGGGCAGTCACGGCGAATCACTGCGGCTGGAACTGTCCGGCCTGTCGCGCACCCGCGTCTTTGCCGCCGACGGCATTCGCCAATCCGAAGGCATGCCGCAGGACGGCATGGGCCAGTCCGAAGGTATGCCGCAGGACGTCACGGTTCAATCCGAAGGCATGCCGCGGTCCGGCGCCAGTTCCGCCGATTTTTCCGACCCGTTCGTGGTGCGCCCCGGTGACGCGGAAAGCGACATTCCGTCCTTCGGCATGGCCCTGCGCCTGTTTCGCTGTCTGGCGGCCAGCGCCAGTTTCGTCCTGGGCGAAGCCCCCACCGCCTGCCGCTACGCAGTGCGACCCGGCTGGCAGGGGTGGTTCACCCGCGCGCAACCATACCGCAACGTGCCCGCACACGACGTGCGACGCATCTCCCTGGCCCTGGCCTACGGCACGCCGCCTCCATCGGAACGTTGCGCTCCGTGGCGGCCAGCGGACACCGGCCCGCTGCATGCCCAACCGTGGATGACCGCACACAGCCCCGGCTGGATGGGCAGCGCGGAAACAACGAAAACCGCATGCGGCGACGGGCCACGCCCGCCCCTGCTGGTGCTGACGGGATTTCTCGGCTCCGGCAAGACCACCCTGCTGCGCCATTTCATCGAATACAACCTGCAACGCGACCGCTTCGTGGCGGTCATCCAGAACGAGATCGGTGCCGTGGGGCTGGACGGCAAGCTGCTGGAGGATGGCTGCCGGGTGGTGGAGGCCGACGAGGGCTGTGTGTGTTGCTCCCTGTCCGGGCGGCTGCGCCACGGCCTGGTCCAACTGCTGGAACGGTTCACCCCGGACGTGGTGGTGCTGGAAACCAGCGGGCTGGCCAACCCCCTGAACCTGCTCGACGAGTTGCACGAGGTGTCCGACATGGTAAGCAGGGGGCCGGTGATCACCGTGGTGGACACCGTCTCCTTCGCCAGCGCCCTGCGCGAAAGCAGGGTGGCCAGGGACCAGGTGACCGCCGCGGACATCCTGGTGCTCAACAAGACCGACATCGCCGAGCCGGAACACATCACGGCCGCCCGCGCCATGGCAGCCCGCATCAACCCCGGGGCCATGCTGCACGAGGCCACGGGGGGAGCCATCCCCTTCGGCCTGCTAGCGGATACGGACACCACCCGGCGCAGACCGGGGCAACGCGGCCTGCCCCGATTCGGGGATACCGCGTTCCATGGCGGCGCAGCCACCCACGCCGATGACGGCTATACTGCCGAAACCCTGCGGGTGCATGCCCCCATGGCCCTGCCCCAACTGGAAGCCTTGCTGGAGTCGGAATCGAGACGTTATTTCCGCATCAAGGGCGTGGTGGACGTGGCGGGGTACGACACGCCCCTGCTGGTCCAATCCGTGGATGGCCGCACGAGCATGACGCCGCTGCCCGGCCATGCGGACGCGGAACGCTTTCTGACCTTCATCGGCAAGGGAGCGCGGGGGGACAAGAGCAGGGACATGGAGGCGGACGGCGGAGACACGTCCGGAGACACATCTGACACGTCCGGCAGCACGGGCGGGTCGGCCGGGGCCGCCCGGCCAGCGTGA
- a CDS encoding twin-arginine translocation signal domain-containing protein — MSDNKTSLSRRDFIKGAALGVGLGTLGAMGAYSYSSRRFEDLPKVQRKMQSFGTCRSVKAKVVSETSWFDNGKLMSDIKSAGGLLVDQYTYNWPPFGDGTGLGKGSYQKGIAQIRDLLPNRLDEAWEITRAKSVNPMNAGGFAALVEVEDMDGKVRKYLLDSGWSFAWMDECFKREGIDKMLANGEIEALIISHEHFDHFWGLPVTLKYAPGIKIYIPDSFYAEGLQYIKDAGHKGELVKVKKGLHPIEPGMASYMFDVPIICRVFGEQSLYFNVADLGLVSITGCCHQGIILFADTAYRELAYEHDRFHGLYGGLHISPFEDWDPKYDDLVIGLRKWNLEKVGCNHCTGIVTAKKFIDAGYPVVEGTARFRTKDKAYLGNGDSIRFAKV, encoded by the coding sequence ATGTCGGACAACAAGACGTCACTCAGCAGGCGAGACTTCATCAAGGGTGCGGCACTGGGCGTGGGGCTGGGAACGCTGGGCGCCATGGGTGCGTACTCGTACTCGTCGCGCCGGTTCGAAGACCTGCCCAAGGTGCAGCGCAAGATGCAGTCCTTCGGCACCTGCCGCAGCGTGAAGGCAAAGGTGGTTTCGGAAACCAGCTGGTTCGACAACGGCAAGCTGATGTCGGACATCAAGAGCGCCGGGGGCCTGCTGGTGGACCAGTATACCTACAACTGGCCGCCCTTCGGCGACGGCACGGGCCTTGGCAAGGGGTCGTACCAGAAGGGCATTGCCCAAATCCGCGACCTGCTGCCCAACCGGCTGGACGAGGCGTGGGAGATCACCAGGGCCAAGAGCGTCAACCCCATGAACGCCGGGGGCTTTGCGGCCCTGGTGGAGGTGGAGGACATGGACGGCAAGGTGCGCAAGTACCTGCTGGATTCCGGCTGGTCCTTCGCCTGGATGGACGAATGCTTCAAGCGTGAAGGCATCGACAAGATGCTGGCCAACGGCGAGATCGAGGCGCTGATCATCTCGCACGAGCACTTCGACCACTTCTGGGGCCTGCCGGTCACCCTCAAGTATGCGCCGGGCATCAAGATATACATCCCCGATTCGTTCTATGCGGAAGGATTGCAGTACATCAAGGACGCCGGACACAAGGGTGAACTGGTCAAGGTGAAGAAGGGACTGCACCCCATCGAGCCGGGCATGGCCAGCTACATGTTCGATGTGCCCATCATCTGCCGGGTATTCGGCGAACAGTCGCTGTACTTCAACGTGGCGGACCTTGGGCTGGTCAGCATCACCGGATGCTGCCACCAGGGCATCATCCTGTTCGCGGACACCGCCTACCGCGAACTGGCCTATGAACACGACCGCTTCCACGGCCTGTATGGCGGGCTGCACATCTCGCCCTTCGAGGACTGGGACCCCAAGTACGACGACCTGGTCATAGGCCTGCGCAAGTGGAACCTGGAGAAGGTGGGCTGCAACCACTGCACCGGGATAGTCACCGCCAAGAAGTTCATCGACGCGGGCTACCCGGTGGTGGAGGGCACAGCCAGGTTCCGCACCAAGGACAAGGCCTATCTGGGCAATGGGGACTCCATCCGGTTCGCCAAGGTGTAG
- a CDS encoding GntR family transcriptional regulator produces the protein MEKESAILTDLLGRIRCGEWEVGGRLPPERQLAGMLGTSRPTVRGALRVLQTRGMVEVRRGSGCYLRSRRERGGYVDAPGPQAGMARLEAAYIILPPLAALCAVTVSPSGLSRLEETMTSLSRAILGGNPGLAREQTAAFMHTLAESTGNPALVATVEQLCPVGASAIELLFTMEDYERDQFFADLVKVLQALKRHDPEDARLRMEERLLRMCRCMEKYAGTECTPYLRAQLEQRGMDA, from the coding sequence ATGGAAAAGGAATCCGCCATTCTCACGGACCTGCTGGGCAGGATACGTTGCGGCGAATGGGAAGTGGGCGGCAGGCTGCCCCCGGAACGCCAGTTGGCGGGCATGCTGGGCACCAGCCGCCCCACGGTGCGCGGGGCACTGCGCGTATTGCAGACGCGCGGCATGGTCGAGGTGCGCCGGGGCAGCGGCTGCTACCTGCGTTCCCGCCGCGAACGCGGCGGCTACGTCGATGCCCCCGGCCCCCAGGCCGGCATGGCCCGGCTGGAAGCCGCCTACATCATCCTGCCCCCGCTGGCGGCCTTGTGCGCCGTTACCGTTTCCCCCTCCGGCCTTTCCCGCCTTGAAGAAACCATGACCTCCCTCAGCCGCGCCATCCTTGGCGGCAATCCCGGTCTTGCGCGCGAGCAGACCGCAGCCTTCATGCACACCCTGGCCGAATCCACGGGCAATCCCGCGCTGGTGGCCACAGTGGAACAACTATGCCCGGTGGGCGCCTCGGCCATCGAACTGCTGTTCACCATGGAAGACTACGAGCGCGACCAGTTCTTCGCCGACCTCGTCAAGGTGCTGCAAGCGCTGAAACGGCACGACCCGGAAGATGCCCGGCTGCGCATGGAAGAACGCCTGCTGCGCATGTGCCGCTGCATGGAAAAATACGCGGGCACCGAATGCACTCCGTATCTCCGCGCACAACTGGAACAGCGGGGGATGGACGCATGA
- the nifV gene encoding homocitrate synthase encodes MRAASVSSPGGNPEATETRQVIINDTTLRDGEQTAGVAFTLEERLAVARALDAAGVPEMEVGIPAMGPREVDEIRAIAGLGLVARPIVWCRMHEADLAAARATGVATVNLSIPVSDQQITRKIGRDRAWVLRRIESMTCAALDLGFDVCIGGEDSSRADADFLALVLEVAERCGARRFRFADTMGVLDPFATHALFLAMRARSNLELEIHAHDDLGLATANTLAAVRGGATHANTTVNGLGERAGNAPLEEVVMALHLLHGQPTGVRPALLPGVSALVAAASGRPVPPGKSIVGENVFTHESGIHVSGLLRDPSNYQHIDPRELGRDHRLVLGKHSGAAAVRWAYGRLGIRLDEEGARAVLPLLRDHAARTKRPPEQADLLRFLDAARCGETPENAGDAASRTPRGVRPGTGCGSILAASRPACTSECLPE; translated from the coding sequence ATGCGCGCAGCCAGCGTGTCATCCCCCGGAGGCAACCCGGAGGCAACAGAGACCCGTCAGGTCATCATCAACGACACCACCCTGCGCGACGGCGAGCAGACGGCGGGCGTGGCCTTTACGCTTGAAGAGCGCCTGGCCGTGGCTCGCGCGCTGGACGCCGCCGGAGTGCCGGAAATGGAAGTGGGCATTCCGGCCATGGGCCCGCGCGAGGTGGACGAGATCCGCGCCATCGCGGGTCTTGGTCTTGTGGCCCGGCCCATCGTGTGGTGCCGCATGCACGAGGCCGATCTGGCCGCCGCGCGCGCCACGGGCGTTGCCACGGTGAACCTGTCCATTCCCGTTTCCGACCAGCAGATTACCCGCAAGATCGGGCGCGACAGGGCCTGGGTGCTGCGGCGCATCGAGTCCATGACCTGCGCCGCGCTGGACTTGGGCTTTGACGTGTGCATCGGCGGCGAGGACAGCAGCCGGGCCGACGCGGACTTTCTGGCCCTGGTGCTGGAAGTGGCGGAACGCTGCGGGGCGCGCCGCTTCCGCTTTGCGGACACCATGGGCGTGCTGGACCCCTTTGCCACCCATGCGCTGTTTCTGGCCATGCGCGCCCGCAGCAACCTGGAACTGGAAATCCACGCCCACGACGACCTCGGGCTTGCCACGGCCAACACCCTTGCCGCCGTGCGCGGCGGGGCCACCCACGCCAACACCACGGTCAACGGCCTTGGCGAACGGGCGGGCAACGCCCCTCTGGAAGAGGTGGTCATGGCCCTGCACCTGCTGCACGGACAGCCCACCGGGGTGCGGCCTGCGCTGCTGCCGGGGGTGTCCGCGCTGGTGGCCGCCGCATCGGGCCGCCCGGTGCCGCCGGGCAAGTCCATTGTGGGTGAGAACGTGTTCACCCATGAATCGGGCATCCACGTCAGCGGCCTGTTGCGCGACCCGTCCAACTACCAGCATATCGACCCACGCGAACTGGGGCGCGACCACCGCCTGGTGCTGGGCAAGCACTCCGGCGCGGCGGCGGTGCGCTGGGCTTACGGGCGGCTGGGTATCCGGCTGGACGAGGAGGGCGCGCGGGCCGTGCTGCCCCTGCTGCGCGACCATGCCGCGCGCACCAAGCGCCCGCCGGAACAGGCCGACCTGTTGCGTTTTCTGGATGCGGCGCGATGTGGCGAAACACCGGAGAATGCCGGTGACGCGGCGTCCCGCACCCCGCGCGGCGTGCGGCCCGGCACGGGTTGCGGCAGCATCCTCGCCGCATCCCGCCCTGCCTGCACATCGGAATGTTTGCCGGAATGA
- a CDS encoding sigma 54-interacting transcriptional regulator produces MTCEKKHSEEARTCGGGVCRGGIVPLLHEIGRMLSGPEDFCAALDRILCYMHAEMGVRRGMISLHHRESGRIFVHRSIGLTPEEQERGVYHLGEGITGRVVETAQPIIVPRIGDEPAFLNRTRSLSDGADLELSFMCVPILRGSKVLGTISAERLYEDRRFLDRHVDVLMVMSHMLAHAVELYLVEKVDLARWEHRTRLLVDRLKECFHPASIIGASAPMREVYALMRKVAQTRTTVLLLGESGVGKEMIANALHYDGPNPEGPLVKFNCAALPENLVESELFGHEKGAFTGAVQTRKGRFEDADGGTIFLDEVGELSPAMQAKLLRVLQERRFERVGGNQSIAVNIRIIAATNRNLQDMVAQGTFREDLYYRFNVFPIMVPPLRERGSDIVTLAEHFMSHYARETEKNVFTIATSALNMLVQHDWPGNVRELENVIHRAVILTEDDTIHAHDLPLSLQADMVPDTGAPGGLEARLACVEYEMLVEALRAHRGNTTEAARALGLTRRIMGLRMKRFNLTYQQFRRGEGAAEG; encoded by the coding sequence ATGACCTGCGAAAAGAAACATAGTGAAGAGGCACGCACCTGCGGCGGCGGGGTGTGCCGGGGCGGCATAGTGCCGCTGCTGCACGAGATAGGGCGCATGCTGTCCGGGCCGGAGGACTTCTGCGCCGCACTGGACCGCATCCTTTGCTACATGCACGCCGAAATGGGTGTGCGGCGCGGCATGATCAGCCTGCACCACCGCGAATCGGGGCGCATTTTCGTGCATCGCAGCATCGGCCTGACGCCGGAGGAACAGGAGCGCGGCGTGTACCATCTGGGCGAGGGCATCACCGGACGGGTGGTGGAGACGGCGCAGCCCATCATCGTGCCCCGCATCGGGGACGAACCCGCCTTCCTCAACCGTACCCGCAGCCTTTCCGACGGCGCGGACCTGGAACTTTCGTTCATGTGCGTGCCCATCCTGCGCGGCAGCAAGGTGCTGGGCACCATCAGCGCCGAACGGCTCTACGAGGACCGGCGCTTTCTGGACCGCCACGTGGACGTGCTGATGGTGATGTCGCACATGCTCGCCCACGCCGTGGAACTGTACCTGGTCGAAAAGGTGGACCTGGCCCGCTGGGAACACCGTACCCGCCTGCTGGTGGACCGGCTGAAGGAATGCTTTCACCCCGCCAGCATCATCGGCGCATCCGCCCCCATGCGCGAGGTGTACGCGCTGATGCGCAAGGTGGCCCAGACCCGCACCACCGTGCTGCTGCTGGGCGAAAGCGGCGTGGGCAAGGAGATGATCGCCAACGCCCTGCACTACGATGGCCCCAATCCAGAAGGCCCGCTGGTGAAGTTCAACTGCGCGGCATTGCCGGAAAACCTGGTGGAAAGCGAACTGTTCGGCCACGAGAAGGGCGCGTTCACCGGCGCGGTGCAGACCCGCAAGGGCCGCTTCGAGGATGCCGACGGCGGCACCATCTTTCTGGACGAGGTGGGCGAACTTTCCCCGGCCATGCAGGCCAAGCTGCTGCGGGTGTTGCAGGAACGGCGCTTCGAGAGGGTGGGCGGCAACCAGAGCATTGCCGTGAACATCCGCATCATCGCCGCCACCAACCGCAACCTTCAGGACATGGTGGCCCAGGGCACCTTCCGCGAGGACCTGTACTACCGGTTCAACGTGTTCCCCATCATGGTGCCGCCGCTGCGCGAGCGCGGCAGCGACATCGTGACCCTGGCCGAGCACTTCATGTCCCACTACGCCCGCGAGACGGAAAAGAACGTGTTCACCATCGCCACCTCCGCCCTGAACATGCTGGTGCAGCACGACTGGCCGGGCAACGTGCGCGAACTGGAAAACGTCATCCATCGCGCGGTGATCCTGACCGAGGACGACACCATCCACGCCCATGACCTGCCGTTGTCGTTGCAGGCGGACATGGTGCCGGACACGGGCGCACCGGGCGGGCTGGAAGCGCGCCTAGCCTGTGTGGAATACGAGATGCTGGTGGAGGCCCTGCGCGCCCACCGGGGCAACACCACCGAGGCGGCGCGGGCGCTGGGGCTTACCCGGCGCATCATGGGTTTGCGCATGAAGCGCTTCAACCTGACGTATCAGCAGTTCCGCAGGGGGGAGGGGGCGGCTGAGGGGTAG